A region from the Lolium perenne isolate Kyuss_39 chromosome 4, Kyuss_2.0, whole genome shotgun sequence genome encodes:
- the LOC139839273 gene encoding uncharacterized protein, with protein MIKELLRIGSQFVGYREYAARAEEKLSEANERADALAQKLEQSEAARKKAELAASKAKVEADEAKAKAAGVEELQKKLEDATAALDEHKAAQASRDEGILKRLKSQSRRTLTQTNQDFDLDNPVNDPLLDALSLLEFHGREIREGVANASASLSALFPYFFPKKEEPSTFLALAKLFNSSEDLGLKMRQENMKVAVESTVALVADSQQTLDWMKVGDTSQIEHSRWRSLIKAAKPNTKKILAYLGIKPASTPSSSRPEV; from the exons atgatcaaagagcttcttcggatcgggtcccaatttgttgggtaccgtgaatatgccgccagagccgaag aaaaactttcagaggctaacgaacgcgccgacgcactggctcaaaaacttgagcaaagtgaggcggctcgcaagaaagccgaactcgctgctagcaaagccaaggtcgaagctgatgaggctaaggcgaaagctgctggtgtcgaggaactgcagaagaaacttgaggatgcgacagctgccttggatgagcacaaagctgcacaagcttctcgtgacgaaggaatcctcaagcgtttgaagtcgcaaagtcgacgtactctga cccaaacaaaccaggattttgatctggataatcctgtcaatgaccctctccttgatgcactttctcttctggagttccatgggcgcgaaattcgtgaaggcgtggccaatgccagtgcaagtttgtcggcgttgttcccctacttcttcccgaagaaagaggaaccttcgactttccttgcccttgccaagcttttcaattcgtcggaagacctgggattgaagatgcgtcaggagaatatgaaggttgctgtcgagagtactgttgccctggttgctgacagccaacagacgcttgattggatgaaggttggcgacaccagccagatagagcattcgagatggaggtcgctgatcaaggcagccaagcccaacacgaagaagatcttggcgtatctggggatcaagccagcttcgactcctagctcctcgaggccggaggtctag